One genomic region from Quercus robur chromosome 4, dhQueRobu3.1, whole genome shotgun sequence encodes:
- the LOC126720802 gene encoding probable serine/threonine-protein kinase PBL1, which produces MDRVLQAVVWVFRCRKPKKTPQAQKPVSTTKTGLSSITVVDQIASFDPNLEFSMTELRVATKDFSPEFIIGGGSFGTFYKAQLSNGVTVAFKRLNPDAFKGFREFWTEMVTLGMLHHPNIVKILGYCMTSSDRLLICEYFQNGSLDQCLHLEQKQDVAALSWGTRIQIIKGVANGLSFLHSLDKPIAHQNIKSRNVFLDSDFQAHITDFGLARGIDNSTSYASTQSADTMGYCYMPPEYKEGLTSATLEADVYSFGILMFEIATGKRPNLPTLLDGKVVGIVEWARKMLAQKQHMEMVDTSSLREDGLVEAHVKQYFEIAANCTGEIRRERPTMAMVFQWLNPIPT; this is translated from the coding sequence ATGGATCGCGTTCTCCAAGCAGTAGTCTGGGTGTTCCGGTGTCGAAAACCCAAGAAAACCCCACAAGCCCAAAAACCCGTGTCCACAACAAAAACCGGGCTATCCTCCATCACTGTCGTCGATCAGATCGCTTCCTTCGACCCCAACCTCGAATTCTCCATGACTGAGCTGAGGGTGGCTACCAAAGACTTCTCCCCAGAGTTTATCATCGGCGGTGGTAGCTTCGGAACCTTCTACAAGGCCCAGCTCTCCAACGGCGTCACCGTGGCCTTCAAGAGACTCAACCCAGACGCTTTCAAAGGCTTTAGGGAGTTTTGGACGGAGATGGTGACACTGGGTATGCTACACCACCCAAATATCGTTAAGATTTTGGGCTATTGCATGACCAGCTCCGATAGGCTCCTTATATGCGAGTATTTTCAGAATGGCAGTTTGGACCAGTGCTTGCACTTGGAGCAGAAGCAGGATGTGGCCGCGTTATCTTGGGGGACCCGGATTCAGATTATCAAGGGTGTGGCTAATGGCCTCTCTTTTTTGCATAGTTTGGACAAGCCCATTGCTCATCAGAATATTAAGTCCCGCAATGTGTTCTTGGACTCCGATTTTCAGGCCCATATTACTGATTTCGGTCTAGCAAGGGGGATTGACAACTCCACTTCTTATGCGTCCACACAATCTGCGGATACAATGGGTTACTGTTACATGCCACCTGAGTACAAGGAAGGCCTCACTTCAGCTACACTCGAGGCTGATGTTTACAGTTTTGGGATTTTAATGTTCGAGATTGCTACTGGAAAGCGCCCCAATTTGCCAACCCTTTTGGACGGGAAAGTGGTTGGGATAGTCGAATGGGCCAGAAAAATGCTGGCCCAAAAACAGCATATGGAAATGGTGGATACCAGTAGTTTGAGGGAGGATGGCCTAGTAGAGGCCCATGTGAAGCAGTATTTTGAAATTGCAGCAAACTGTACTGGTGAGATACGAAGAGAAAGGCCAACTATGGCTATGGTTTTTCAATGGCTAAATCCAATTCCTACGTGA
- the LOC126721510 gene encoding leucine-rich repeat receptor protein kinase EMS1-like: MDHVFLATAYGLLFFFSLTGIITFWVFRCRKPKITQLVSTTTQLPSITTVDQSASFDPNLKFSMTKLRAATKNFSPEFVIGGGSFGTVYKAQLSNGVTVAIKRLNPDAFKGFREFWAEMVTLGMLHHPNIAKIFGYCISGSDRLLIYEFFQNGSLDRWLHLEQEQDVDTLTLSWGTRIQIVKGVANGLFFLHSLDKPIAHQDIKSRNVFLDSDFQAHICDFGHARRIDTSTSYASTQSAGTVGYCYMPPEYKAGLTTATLEADVYSFGILMFEIATGKRPNLPTLLDGEEVGIVEWARKMLAQDKHMQMVDASILTEGGLIEAHVKEYFEIAEMWAILAH, encoded by the coding sequence ATGGATCACGTTTTCCTAGCAACAGCCTACGGattactcttcttcttctctctaacCGGGATCATTACTTTCTGGGTGTTCCGGTGTCGAAAACCCAAGATAACCCAACTCGTATCCACAACAACCCAGCTACCTTCCATCACCACCGTCGATCAGAGCGCTTCCTTCGACCCCAACCTCAAATTCTCCATGACTAAGCTGAGGGCGGCTACCAAAAACTTCTCCCCAGAGTTTGTCATCGGCGGTGGCAGCTTCGGAACCGTCTACAAGGCCCAGCTCTCCAACGGCGTCACCGTGGCCATCAAGAGACTCAACCCAGACGCTTTCAAAGGCTTTAGGGAGTTTTGGGCGGAGATGGTGACACTGGGGATGCTCCATCACCCAAATATCGCTAAGATTTTCGGCTATTGCATTAGCGGCTCCGATAGGCTCCTCATATACGAGTTTTTTCAGAATGGCAGTTTGGACCGTTGGTTGCACTTGGAGCAGGAGCAGGACGTGGACACGTTAACGTTATCTTGGGGCACCCGGATTCAAATTGTCAAGGGTGTGGCTAATGGCCTCTTTTTTTTGCATAGTTTGGACAAGCCCATTGCTCATCAGGATATTAAGTCCCGCAATGTGTTCTTGGACTCCGATTTTCAAGCCCATATTTGTGATTTCGGCCATGCAAGGAGGATCGACACTTCCACTTCTTATGCGTCCACACAATCTGCGGGGACAGTGGGTTACTGTTACATGCCCCCTGAGTACAAGGCAGGCCTTACTACAGCTACACTCGAGGCTGATGTTTACAGTTTTGGGATCTTGATGTTCGAGATTGCTACTGGAAAGCGTCCCAATTTGCCTACACTTTTGGACGGGGAAGAGGTTGGGATAGTTGAATGGGCTAGGAAAATGCTGGCCCAAGATAAGCATATGCAAATGGTGGATGCTAGTATTTTGACGGAGGGTGGCCTAATAGAGGCCCATGTGAAAGAGTATTTTGAAATTGCAGAAATGTgggcgattttggcccattag